A single Bacillus sp. OxB-1 DNA region contains:
- the purF gene encoding amidophosphoribosyltransferase, with amino-acid sequence MLAELRGINEECGVFGIWGNEDAAQLTYYGLHALQHRGQEGAGIATKNGKGLQVIKGEGLVNEVFSGDKIEGLKGRSAIGQVRYTTEDGRGIENVQPLVFRSTTGSMAIAHNGNLVNARDLKEHLEKQGSIFQTTSDTEVLAHLIKRSSGSLTQRDRVKKALAILKGAFAFVLLTEEGLMVAQDPNGLRPLSLGKLGDAWVVASETCAFDIIGAEHIRSVEPGELLIINDKGLQSERFAPAADRAICSMEYVYFSRPDSDIDDINIHMARKRCGKQLAREIHIDADVVTGVPDSSISAAIGFSEESGIPYELGLIKNRYVGRTFIQPSQALREKGVKMKLSPVHQVVNGKRVVMVDDSIVRGTTSRRIVSLLKEAGATEVHVVIASPPLVSPCYYGVDISTDSELIATGRSVEEVRELIGADSLTFLSIEGMLNAMGRSPQMKNCGQCLACFTGEYPTDIYSDTAMPHEKEIVR; translated from the coding sequence ATGCTTGCTGAACTCAGAGGCATAAACGAAGAGTGCGGCGTGTTTGGCATTTGGGGAAATGAAGATGCGGCGCAGCTCACGTACTATGGTCTGCACGCGCTGCAACACCGTGGGCAGGAAGGCGCCGGTATTGCAACAAAGAATGGAAAAGGGCTCCAAGTCATTAAAGGCGAAGGCTTAGTGAATGAAGTGTTCTCCGGCGACAAGATAGAAGGGTTGAAAGGACGCAGTGCAATCGGGCAAGTCCGTTATACGACGGAGGACGGCCGCGGCATTGAGAACGTCCAACCCCTCGTATTCCGTTCTACGACAGGAAGCATGGCCATCGCTCATAATGGGAACCTTGTCAACGCTCGTGACTTGAAAGAACATCTAGAGAAGCAAGGAAGCATTTTCCAAACGACATCAGATACAGAAGTGCTCGCCCATTTGATCAAGAGAAGCAGCGGCTCATTGACACAACGGGACCGTGTGAAGAAAGCATTGGCGATTTTGAAGGGTGCTTTTGCCTTTGTCCTATTGACGGAGGAAGGTCTCATGGTGGCGCAGGATCCGAACGGGTTGCGTCCGCTATCCCTCGGGAAGCTGGGTGATGCGTGGGTCGTCGCATCCGAAACTTGTGCATTTGACATTATCGGCGCTGAACATATCCGTTCGGTCGAGCCTGGGGAATTGTTGATCATCAATGATAAAGGACTGCAATCGGAACGGTTTGCGCCGGCTGCGGATCGGGCAATCTGTTCGATGGAGTATGTCTACTTCTCCCGGCCGGATTCGGATATAGATGATATCAACATCCATATGGCGCGGAAACGGTGCGGAAAGCAGTTGGCTAGGGAAATCCACATCGATGCGGATGTCGTGACCGGTGTGCCGGATTCCAGCATTTCGGCAGCAATCGGATTTTCTGAGGAGAGCGGCATTCCCTATGAGCTCGGACTCATCAAAAACCGGTATGTCGGTCGGACGTTCATTCAACCCTCCCAGGCTTTACGGGAAAAGGGGGTCAAGATGAAGCTGTCGCCGGTCCATCAAGTGGTCAATGGCAAACGGGTTGTCATGGTTGACGACTCGATCGTGCGGGGGACGACTTCGAGGCGGATCGTCTCGTTATTGAAAGAGGCAGGCGCCACGGAAGTCCATGTCGTCATCGCATCTCCTCCGCTCGTCAGCCCTTGTTATTATGGAGTGGACATCAGCACGGACTCGGAGCTCATTGCAACAGGCCGTTCCGTAGAGGAAGTCCGGGAACTGATCGGTGCGGATTCCCTGACATTCCTTTCAATAGAAGGAATGTTGAACGCGATGGGCCGTTCCCCTCAGATGAAAAATTGCGGACAATGCTTGGCATGCTTTACGGGCGAATATCCGACAGACATCTATTCGGATACGGCAATGCCGCATGAAAAAGAAATCGTACGATA
- the purL gene encoding phosphoribosylformylglycinamidine synthase subunit PurL codes for MSAMHEPTAQQIKEEKLYRQMGMTDEEFERAEGILGRLPNYTETGLFSAMWSEHCSYKSSKPVLRKFPTKGERVLQGPGEGAGIVDIGDNQAAVFKMESHNSPSAIEPFIGAATGAGGVLRDVFSMGARPVALVNSLRFGDLTDERDRYLLEEAVAGMASYGNIIGIPTIAGEVQFDNSYSKRPLVNAMAVGLLNHEDIQKGVASGVGNTVMYAGATTGRDGIHGATMSSVEVAVDEEAELPVMQAGDPFLEKLVMEACLELVKSDALIGIQDMGAAGLTSSSAEMASKAGYGVELNLDLVPQREAGMTAYEMMLSESQERMLIVVKKGREQEVIDLFEKYNVNAVAIGQVTDDKMLRLLHNGEVVAEVSADALAEDAPVYHKKSEEPAYFKEFQAMEMKEPVVDDLNETLKALLKRPTIASKEWLYNQFDTQAGHNTVVAPGSSSGIIRVEGTNKGLAMTADCNSRFVYLDPETGGKIAVAEAARNLVCSGAEPIAITDCLNFGSADKPEVFWQLEKSADGISEACLKLNAPVISGNVSLSNEVNGVPVYPTPTIGMVGLVHDLSQVTTTVFKQAGDVIYLIGETAMEFGGSELQQMLEGKISGQVPAIDLDVEAKRQQELLAAIQNNLVQSATDLSEGGLAVALCEKAFGTAGLGAEVTVSGSAVTALFSETQSRFLVTVKEENAAAFEKAVADAVKIGTVTDNGQLVIKGDHDATLIDGTVEEFRSAWKGAIQCLLNSEA; via the coding sequence ATGTCAGCCATGCATGAACCAACAGCACAACAGATCAAAGAGGAAAAGTTATATCGCCAAATGGGCATGACCGATGAGGAATTCGAACGGGCGGAAGGCATCTTGGGCCGCCTGCCGAACTATACGGAAACGGGTCTATTCTCTGCCATGTGGTCTGAACATTGTTCTTATAAAAGCTCTAAACCGGTCCTCCGAAAATTCCCGACGAAAGGCGAACGTGTCTTGCAGGGTCCGGGAGAAGGGGCTGGGATTGTCGATATCGGCGATAATCAAGCGGCTGTCTTTAAAATGGAGTCGCATAACTCGCCTTCAGCCATTGAGCCTTTCATCGGTGCGGCAACAGGAGCGGGCGGTGTTCTTCGCGACGTCTTTTCCATGGGTGCCCGTCCGGTGGCGCTCGTCAACTCTCTTCGTTTTGGCGATTTGACGGATGAACGGGACCGTTATCTATTGGAAGAAGCGGTGGCGGGAATGGCCAGCTACGGGAACATTATCGGGATCCCGACAATCGCAGGCGAAGTGCAGTTTGACAATAGCTATTCCAAACGCCCTCTCGTCAATGCGATGGCTGTCGGTTTATTGAATCACGAAGATATCCAAAAAGGAGTTGCGTCCGGAGTAGGCAATACGGTCATGTATGCGGGTGCGACGACGGGTCGTGACGGAATCCATGGGGCTACCATGTCATCAGTCGAGGTGGCAGTGGATGAAGAAGCGGAATTGCCGGTCATGCAGGCGGGAGATCCGTTTCTTGAGAAATTGGTTATGGAAGCTTGCTTGGAGCTAGTCAAATCGGATGCACTTATTGGAATCCAAGACATGGGAGCGGCCGGTTTAACGTCTTCCTCTGCGGAAATGGCTTCGAAAGCGGGCTATGGGGTCGAACTGAACCTGGATTTGGTTCCACAACGTGAAGCAGGTATGACAGCTTATGAAATGATGTTGTCCGAATCGCAAGAGCGGATGTTGATCGTCGTGAAAAAAGGCCGTGAACAAGAAGTCATCGACCTATTTGAGAAATACAATGTCAATGCAGTTGCAATCGGCCAAGTCACAGATGATAAAATGCTGCGCCTCCTCCACAATGGGGAAGTGGTGGCGGAAGTATCGGCTGACGCACTAGCTGAAGATGCACCTGTTTATCATAAAAAGTCGGAAGAACCGGCTTACTTCAAAGAGTTCCAAGCGATGGAAATGAAAGAACCGGTTGTTGATGATTTGAATGAAACATTGAAGGCGTTATTGAAACGCCCGACGATTGCCTCAAAAGAATGGCTTTATAATCAGTTTGATACGCAAGCTGGGCATAATACAGTCGTAGCACCGGGGTCATCTTCCGGTATCATTCGTGTGGAAGGGACGAATAAAGGTCTTGCAATGACAGCGGATTGTAACTCACGTTTCGTTTATTTAGATCCGGAAACAGGCGGGAAAATTGCAGTTGCGGAAGCAGCACGGAACTTGGTTTGCTCCGGTGCCGAACCGATTGCGATCACGGACTGCCTGAATTTCGGTAGTGCAGATAAGCCTGAAGTGTTTTGGCAGCTTGAAAAATCTGCGGACGGTATTTCAGAAGCATGCTTGAAATTGAATGCCCCGGTCATCAGCGGGAACGTTTCCCTATCCAACGAAGTGAACGGCGTGCCGGTCTATCCAACACCGACCATCGGGATGGTAGGGCTCGTCCATGACCTTTCCCAAGTGACAACAACTGTCTTCAAACAAGCTGGAGATGTCATTTACTTGATCGGCGAGACAGCGATGGAGTTCGGCGGAAGCGAATTACAGCAAATGCTCGAAGGGAAGATCTCCGGACAAGTACCGGCAATCGATTTGGATGTGGAAGCGAAACGTCAGCAAGAGTTGCTCGCAGCGATTCAAAACAATCTCGTTCAATCGGCGACAGACTTATCCGAAGGCGGACTTGCGGTAGCGCTTTGTGAAAAAGCATTCGGTACGGCGGGCCTCGGAGCGGAAGTCACTGTTTCGGGTTCAGCAGTTACTGCTTTATTCAGCGAAACGCAATCCCGTTTCCTTGTGACGGTGAAAGAAGAGAATGCAGCGGCATTTGAAAAAGCGGTGGCGGATGCAGTAAAAATCGGTACTGTGACAGATAACGGACAACTTGTGATTAAAGGCGATCATGACGCTACATTGATTGACGGGACGGTGGAGGAATTCCGTTCCGCTTGGAAAGGGGCAATCCAATGCTTGCTGAACTCAGAGGCATAA
- the purQ gene encoding phosphoribosylformylglycinamidine synthase subunit PurQ translates to MKFAILVLPGLSSDVDMLHAVTKVVGEEADLVWHLDADQKLMQYDAVLIPSGASYGDYLRPGALAQASPAIESLQAFAASGKPVLGVGNGFQILAEAGLLPGAFLQNKGLKFRTGKAKLAIQNKSSLFTSEYAENQEISIPFAHQYGNYFVDEETLEELKQNDRIVFTYVEDNSDGSTGAIAGVLNEQGNVLGMMPLPERAVEEIIGGTDGYPLFQSILKNWSENNVSHA, encoded by the coding sequence ATGAAGTTCGCTATTTTAGTGCTTCCAGGCTTAAGTTCCGATGTGGACATGCTTCATGCAGTCACAAAAGTGGTTGGTGAAGAAGCAGATTTAGTTTGGCATTTGGATGCCGACCAAAAACTAATGCAGTATGATGCAGTCTTAATTCCGAGCGGTGCTTCCTATGGAGATTACCTCCGCCCAGGCGCTCTTGCACAAGCTTCACCGGCTATCGAAAGCTTACAAGCGTTTGCGGCATCCGGAAAGCCGGTATTGGGTGTCGGGAACGGTTTTCAAATCCTTGCGGAAGCCGGGCTATTGCCGGGGGCGTTCCTTCAAAACAAAGGATTGAAGTTCAGAACAGGCAAAGCGAAGCTCGCCATTCAAAACAAATCTTCCCTATTCACTTCCGAATATGCGGAGAATCAAGAAATCTCCATCCCATTCGCGCATCAATACGGCAACTACTTTGTCGATGAAGAAACATTGGAGGAACTGAAACAGAACGACCGTATTGTTTTCACTTATGTGGAAGATAACAGTGACGGCAGCACGGGTGCGATTGCCGGCGTGTTGAATGAACAGGGCAATGTCTTGGGTATGATGCCGCTGCCGGAACGGGCGGTTGAAGAAATCATCGGTGGAACAGATGGATACCCTTTATTTCAATCAATCTTGAAAAATTGGAGTGAAAACAATGTCAGCCATGCATGA
- the purS gene encoding phosphoribosylformylglycinamidine synthase subunit PurS translates to MTKVNVYVTLRESVVDPQGIATQEALHALGFNEVGNVRVGKLIELELEGTNQEIEARVTEMCEKLLVNKVIENYRFEIGEVAGK, encoded by the coding sequence ATGACGAAAGTAAATGTATACGTAACGCTCCGTGAAAGTGTAGTAGATCCACAAGGAATCGCGACTCAAGAAGCTCTTCACGCATTAGGTTTCAACGAAGTGGGCAATGTCCGCGTAGGGAAACTGATCGAACTGGAACTGGAAGGGACAAATCAGGAGATTGAAGCGCGTGTCACGGAGATGTGTGAGAAGCTTCTGGTGAATAAAGTCATTGAAAACTACCGCTTTGAAATCGGGGAGGTTGCGGGCAAATGA
- the purK gene encoding 5-(carboxyamino)imidazole ribonucleotide synthase — MVKTILPGQTIGIIGGGQLGRMMGLAAKEAGFKIAVLDPTMDSPCGQIADIQIVAPYNDEAALEELGEVSDVITYEFENIDFEGLKRLSEIAHVPQGADLVRITQNRITEKAEIRQAGAPVAPYIAAQTFDELKDAIDTIGFPCIVKTAFGGYDGKGQLKLDSPKHLPEAESLFAHSACIAEAFVPFIKEISVIIQRNAAGESYCLPVAENIHKHHILHESIVPARVAASVIQRAEEAAQKIADHLQLVGTLAVEMFVLENNEIIINELAPRPHNSGHYSIEACNVSQFHQHIRAVCGWPLRKPKLWASSIMVNVLGEHVAPLIRVIKQHPDWSVHLYGKAEAKEKRKMGHITIMTDDVENTLQEIVATGIWED, encoded by the coding sequence ATTGTGAAGACCATTTTACCGGGGCAGACGATCGGCATCATCGGCGGAGGCCAGCTCGGCAGGATGATGGGATTGGCGGCGAAAGAAGCAGGATTTAAAATTGCGGTTCTCGACCCGACGATGGATTCTCCTTGCGGCCAGATTGCCGATATCCAGATTGTCGCTCCCTATAATGACGAAGCGGCGCTTGAAGAATTGGGCGAGGTGAGCGATGTCATCACATATGAGTTTGAAAATATTGACTTTGAGGGGTTAAAGCGACTTTCCGAAATTGCGCATGTCCCGCAAGGCGCCGATCTCGTCCGGATTACACAAAACCGGATCACCGAGAAAGCGGAAATCCGACAAGCCGGCGCCCCGGTCGCTCCTTATATTGCAGCCCAGACGTTTGATGAATTAAAAGATGCCATCGACACAATCGGCTTTCCTTGCATCGTCAAAACGGCATTTGGCGGGTATGACGGAAAAGGGCAATTGAAATTAGATTCTCCGAAACATTTGCCAGAGGCAGAATCGCTCTTTGCCCATTCGGCCTGCATTGCGGAAGCGTTCGTTCCATTTATCAAGGAAATCTCTGTCATCATTCAGCGGAATGCTGCAGGCGAATCATATTGTTTGCCAGTAGCGGAAAACATCCACAAGCATCATATTTTGCATGAATCGATCGTACCGGCGCGCGTAGCCGCATCGGTCATCCAACGAGCTGAGGAAGCGGCACAGAAAATTGCTGATCACCTACAGTTGGTTGGTACGTTGGCAGTTGAAATGTTTGTGCTGGAAAACAATGAAATCATCATTAACGAATTGGCCCCACGGCCGCATAATTCGGGTCATTATTCCATTGAAGCGTGCAATGTTTCCCAATTCCATCAACATATCCGTGCTGTCTGTGGGTGGCCGCTCCGCAAGCCGAAATTATGGGCATCTTCCATCATGGTCAATGTCCTAGGGGAACATGTCGCCCCGCTGATCCGGGTCATCAAACAACACCCCGATTGGTCGGTCCATCTGTACGGCAAAGCGGAGGCTAAAGAGAAGCGCAAGATGGGGCATATTACGATTATGACCGATGATGTTGAGAACACGCTGCAAGAAATTGTCGCCACGGGTATCTGGGAAGATTAA